One genomic window of Pseudoxanthomonas sp. includes the following:
- a CDS encoding RNA polymerase sigma factor codes for MNDAAEPTDDLLMLAYAAGDVRAFEQLYGRHRGPLYRFLMRQLRNTALADELFQDVWQRVIAARASWQPDAAFSTWLFRIAHNRLNDHWRAQKHRPAAPDDADARTARMADPETPERQLSEFEQRRDLQRALDALPEDQREVLVLRLEQELTLEEIGQITGVGRETVKSRLRYAMDKLRAGIGQ; via the coding sequence GTGAACGACGCGGCAGAGCCCACCGACGATCTGCTGATGCTGGCCTATGCCGCCGGTGACGTGCGCGCGTTCGAGCAGCTTTATGGGCGTCACCGCGGGCCGTTGTACCGGTTCCTGATGCGCCAGCTGCGCAATACCGCACTGGCCGACGAGCTGTTCCAGGATGTCTGGCAGCGGGTGATCGCCGCGCGTGCCAGCTGGCAGCCTGATGCGGCGTTTTCCACCTGGCTGTTCCGGATCGCACACAACCGGCTGAACGACCATTGGCGCGCGCAGAAGCACCGCCCCGCCGCGCCCGACGACGCCGACGCGCGCACCGCGCGCATGGCCGACCCTGAAACCCCCGAGCGGCAGCTGTCCGAGTTCGAGCAGCGCCGCGACCTGCAGCGCGCCCTGGACGCACTGCCGGAAGACCAACGCGAGGTCCTTGTGCTGCGGCTGGAACAGGAACTGACCCTGGAGGAGATCGGCCAGATCACTGGCGTCGGCCGGGAAACGGTGAAGTCGCGGCTGCGCTATGCCATGGACAAACTGCGCGCGGGGATCGGCCAATGA
- a CDS encoding VWA domain-containing protein, with translation MSHLSRPALTLLAVAVLAACSSAPPQQAVAPPSPEAPQVGAADAQAAKAKVQAARSLAQTERRMESYTPPAPPAPPAPMPDMGAYYAAPASIAPMPAPLPANTERYAHQDDNPLQRTAEQPVSTFSIDVDTGSYSNMRRMVEQGQRPPADAVRAEEFINYFDYHHAAPDTRATPFRVTTELAPAPWNSQRQLLMIGIKGYELPKRELPPSNLVFLLDTSGSMNTPDKLPLLKQSLAMLVPQLRAQDRVSIVVYAGSAGLVLPPTPGNQHARILAALDQLEAGGSTNGGDGIRLAYAMARQAFIKRGSNRVILATDGDFNVGTVSQDALETLVSDARSSGIALTTLGFGQGNYNDQLAERLADVGDGNHAYIDSDKEARKVLVQQMQGTLLTIARDVKIQVEFNPTAVAEYRLIGYENRALRREDFANDKVDAGDIGAGHEVTALYELTPVASTAQRTQPLRYGGKQIAAGDAREVADLRLRYKRPGSDTSTLIDTPILAASLQQQPSQTLRFASAVAGYADLLRGGRRFDGWGWDQVLVTAQGARGSDRDGLRAEFVGLVGQARRLIDPGQGEVAVAPRID, from the coding sequence ATGTCGCACCTGTCTCGCCCTGCTCTGACCCTGCTCGCCGTCGCCGTGCTGGCGGCGTGTTCGTCCGCACCACCGCAACAGGCCGTCGCTCCGCCGTCACCCGAGGCACCGCAGGTCGGTGCTGCCGATGCGCAGGCCGCCAAGGCCAAGGTCCAGGCCGCCCGATCACTGGCCCAGACCGAGCGCAGGATGGAGAGCTACACCCCGCCGGCGCCACCTGCGCCGCCGGCCCCGATGCCGGACATGGGCGCGTACTACGCAGCGCCAGCCAGCATCGCGCCGATGCCTGCACCGCTGCCGGCCAACACCGAGCGCTATGCCCACCAGGATGACAACCCACTCCAGCGCACCGCCGAGCAGCCGGTGTCCACCTTCTCCATCGACGTGGACACCGGCAGCTACAGCAACATGCGGCGCATGGTCGAACAGGGCCAGCGTCCACCCGCCGATGCGGTGCGGGCCGAGGAGTTCATCAACTACTTCGACTACCACCATGCCGCGCCCGACACCCGCGCAACGCCGTTCCGGGTCACCACCGAACTGGCGCCCGCCCCCTGGAACAGCCAGCGCCAGCTGCTGATGATCGGCATCAAGGGCTACGAGCTGCCCAAGCGGGAGCTGCCACCCTCCAACCTGGTGTTCCTGCTGGATACCTCCGGTTCGATGAACACGCCTGACAAGCTGCCGTTGCTCAAGCAGTCGCTGGCGATGCTGGTGCCGCAACTGCGCGCGCAGGATCGCGTGTCGATCGTGGTCTACGCCGGTTCGGCCGGACTGGTCCTGCCGCCGACGCCGGGTAACCAGCACGCCCGCATCCTGGCGGCGCTGGACCAGCTGGAAGCCGGCGGCAGCACCAACGGCGGTGACGGCATCCGGCTGGCCTACGCGATGGCGCGCCAGGCCTTCATCAAGCGCGGCAGCAACCGCGTGATCCTGGCCACCGATGGCGATTTCAACGTCGGTACGGTCAGCCAGGACGCGCTGGAAACCCTGGTCAGCGATGCCCGCAGCTCTGGCATCGCGCTAACCACGCTCGGCTTCGGCCAGGGTAATTACAACGACCAGCTGGCCGAACGCCTGGCCGACGTTGGCGACGGCAACCACGCCTACATCGACTCGGACAAGGAGGCACGCAAGGTGCTGGTCCAGCAGATGCAGGGCACGCTGCTGACCATCGCCCGCGACGTCAAGATCCAGGTGGAATTCAACCCAACCGCGGTCGCCGAATACCGTTTGATCGGCTACGAGAACCGCGCCCTGCGTCGCGAGGATTTCGCCAACGACAAGGTCGATGCCGGCGACATCGGCGCCGGCCACGAAGTCACCGCCCTGTACGAACTGACCCCGGTGGCCTCGACCGCCCAGCGCACCCAGCCGCTGCGCTACGGCGGCAAGCAGATCGCGGCTGGCGATGCGCGCGAAGTGGCCGACCTGCGCCTGCGCTACAAGCGGCCCGGCAGCGACACCAGCACCCTGATCGACACACCGATCCTGGCCGCGTCGCTGCAGCAGCAGCCCAGCCAGACCCTGCGCTTCGCCAGCGCGGTGGCCGGCTACGCGGACCTGCTGCGCGGCGGCCGTCGCTTCGACGGCTGGGGCTGGGACCAGGTGCTGGTCACCGCGCAAGGCGCCAGGGGAAGCGACCGCGACGGACTGCGGGCCGAATTCGTGGGATTGGTCGGGCAGGCGCGCCGCCTGATCGACCCGGGCCAGGGTGAAGTAGCCGTGGCCCCGCGCATCGATTGA